A stretch of DNA from Cannabis sativa cultivar Pink pepper isolate KNU-18-1 chromosome X, ASM2916894v1, whole genome shotgun sequence:
AGGAATTGGATTTTTTTCTTGTGATTTCTTCCTCTTTTGTGTTCAATctaagctaggttagctcctcatctcttcttcttaaaaatttgttgaattttgatggaATTAGTGTGTTGCATGCTTGATATTGTGATgtatgtcgggaatggccgggaatttagaatttcccaaaaatacccctttagtgttatttatgtgattttagtgtggaggggcaaattggtcattttgctccattattattttgtcttctagtgattttaatagatggattatatgtttattttattttgttttggctgaagtaaaaaggAGTAAGTGACATTTAATCtcatttttttcatttcaaaaatcaaagtttgaaaaaaatagaaaaaaatttggaaaaacactctctctttttcggcctcTTGGTGCAGCAAAGGAATTGGATTTTTTTCTTGTGATTTCTTCCTCTTTTGTGTTCAATctaagctaggttagctcctcatctcttcttcttaaaaatttgttgaattttgatggaATTAGTGTGTTGCATGCTTGATATtgtgatgttgttgctgctgtaattttgttgtttttttttttttcagagatTTAAGTATGTTAAATTAAGGATATTAAAGCTGTTTTGATGCATGTTGGGTTGGTTTGAAGCTAATTTAGAGTTTTGGTTCAAAAACTATGCTTTTCAAGTGAAATAATGAAATCTGTTGCTGCAGTGGTTGTTGAtgcttgttgttgttttctgaagtTATTATATGCATGTTTAGGAAGATTTGAGctagtttggatgcatgttatttaggtttactcaagtttgagtttaaaactcaaagcttgggctttaatggtgtttttcatttctgtgcattctgggtgaatttaatgctttagaaatgttatttgggttatatggaataggtctggaaggtttgaggtgatttgggttgAATTTGATTGAGtggtgaatttttgaaaaattcctgcgaggaaccggaattctggttgtgcaaccggaattccggatgagggtccaggaattttcagaaccggaattccggttgcagaaccggtctaccggttgggaaattttctgaacccctagttttcctcgtttttatgttttttggggtattgccatgctttttatcgatagggtaacttttagttcctagtttaagtccccgggaagtgatttagcgtatcacttatagtgttgtgatttttatggtttaggagcctgtaatccgccttGAGATAGTTCCAATCGGTTGCCGaccgcacacctgaattcggaatccaagtaagattagtataacagtatgcatatgtagattacatgtttagcgtgcatgtaggaagcctgttagattacattagttatgtatgttggcttcgaaccatccaactgtgacacgtcggtacaggctggagtatgaccagcagccggagtatgaccggttcgaccgattaggctgatacttaggttggtggttccgtactatttgacgtatcacgtcggtacaggctggagtatgaccagcagccggagtatgaccggttcgaccgatcaggctgatactgtaacacgtcggtacaggctggagtatgaccagcagccggagtatgaccagcagccggagtatgaccggttcgaccgatcaggctgttacttgtcaatagtaccgtccctatgaacgttcagaactcagtaccgtgttggacacgacagttagggggactcagtatcgtgttggacacggcagttagggttatgatcaggggtatgggcgtctgatcatgaccgggatttatgtatgagtattattatgcttttcttactgagtctgtcgactcacagtgctatgtttatgtgtaggtaaaggcaaagctagagctgatggaccgtgaacgagtctatgaagattgtacatgtcggggcggttaggcctggagcgtacgatcctcgggacagcgaggctatttttgtaactagtcgctaggcgacaactattttgtataaacagttaacttttgtaaatggttttgtaatcgggatcccgagtcttttgtataaatattttgtaagtttaattaaaaagcaaaaattttaattaatcacgttttccataaacctcgttgattagcaacgagctgcacagcatgtttaaaaatcacgtaatacgcctacgctagttagggtgttacatctttagttatattttgagtaaatgtttatttaactaaattgtgaaaaacaaaatttaaagatCTAGAAACCTTTGAAGAAATTGCATTCTAGAAAagagtttattaattttctatatgTGAGAACAATATTATTACACTTGCACTTATCAATATTAAGGTATAGTGCCTTGTGACTGTACATTGCAATGGGATAGGAATGGAgctcaatattatttaatatggCATATAGTAATTAACACAATTTAATATGGAGTCTTaagtattataattttaaataaaacatgTGAGACAAATTATAATGTGTTGCTTCAAAGAGTATTACTATAGAGCACTATAGTGTGTAACactatttttgtattaattgtattttgaattaattattgcAATGCCAAGTAGTGTTGTAATGCTCCTTCGGACTATGCCTAAAATGGTGTTAAAATAGTATATATTGtggtaatttaatatattttataaatttttgaaaaaattatttatagtattgaaaatacaatttaaaataattattgtatGTATGCACacatatatttgttattttttaatttgcgAATGAAATATATTGTTTGAAGTTTGTTTTTGAcacattaaattatttaaaaaaaattaaaaaaaattacaaaatattttaaataatcatattatatacaatcatattattatgaaatattaatattatataatattataatttagagaaagaaaatagagaagagatgagaattttctgagtgttttattccaataggtgatctcctatttatacacatacaagagtcaaatattaagaaactaagagaaagggaaactaagaaaaagggaatgttgattacattaatggtaataaataaaagatttggacatccacataattaatattatttttaacactcccccttggatgtccataataactgcctcattaaaaacctcgccgagaaaacccagtgggacaaaactcggtcaaggaaaaaagagtgcagtatgaaattactccccctcattttggcattcgtggagatcctttaatcgacgcattccaatcttgtgaaccatcttctcaaaagttgatgttggtaatgacttcgtgaataagtctgcaagattatcgcttgatcgaatttgttgaacatcgatatcaccattttcttgaagattgtgtgtaaagaagaattttggtgaaatatgtttagttctgtctcctttaatgtaccctcctttaagttgagcgatgcaagcagcattatcttcatagagaattgTTGGTACTTCTTTATTAGATGTTAAACCACATGTTCCTCGAATATGTTGTGTCATTGATCTTAACCAAACACATTCTCGACTTGCCTCGTGAATTGCAAGTATCTCAGCATGATTTGAGGAAGTAGCCACCAGAGTTTGCTTTGTTGATCGCCAGGATATAGCAGTGTCACCGCAAGTGAACAAATAGCCAGTTTGAGATCTGGCTTTAtgtggatcagataaatatcctgCATCTGCGTAGCCAATAAGTTGTGACCCACAATTATTAGAATAGAATAATCCTTTATCAATAGTACCCTGGAGATAGCGGAGTATGTGCTTAATCCCTTTCCAATGTCTATATGTTGGAGCAGAACTAAATCTTGCTAATAAATTGACAGAGAAAGCTATATCAGGTCTTGTACAATTAGCAAGATACATCAATGCTCCTATTGCACTAAGATATGGTACTTCTGGACCAAGGAGCTCTTCATGTTCTTCTCTAGGTCGAAAAGGATCTTTTTCTACATCAAGTGACCTAACTACCATTGGGCT
This window harbors:
- the LOC133032807 gene encoding secreted RxLR effector protein 161-like, with the translated sequence MVVRSLDVEKDPFRPREEHEELLGPEVPYLSAIGALMYLANCTRPDIAFSVNLLARFSSAPTYRHWKGIKHILRYLQGTIDKGLFYSNNCGSQLIGYADAGYLSDPHKARSQTGYLFTCGDTAISWRSTKQTLVATSSNHAEILAIHEVCGRQPIGTISRRITGS